The stretch of DNA TCAGTGTCTGCATGTTTTATGTACAGTAGGTAACCCCCCCACCTCATCTACCAAAGACCATTTCGTTGTAGGATGTAAAGGGCTCCTCCCCAGCAGGGCAGCCAACATCCATCTCAGTTGTCTGAGAAATGCCTGAACTTTTGTGTCCTCTCACAGGAATTCTGGGGTATGCCTTGGCTATTTCTTTGACGTCTGGTTTTGATAAGAGATTTTCAAAGCCTACTGTCTCCTAGGAATTCTGCAGGAAGAGACTGGGTGAGGTCATTCGGCTTTTCACTGagtttcctttctctgtttttggCTGTTCTAGTGGACATGACCCTCTAGCACTCAGGAATACTTCTGTTCCCTTAGGAACTATCGACCACTTGCTGGTTTTATCTCTGCACACACAAAAGCTCCATGTCGCTGGAAGGGGAAACAAGGTTGACATTAACCAGGGGAACATAAGCAGCTCGTAGATGCAGCTGTGAGCTGAGTTCATTTATTAGCTCAAGTGCTGGCAAAGCTTACGCTTGTTTCTCAGCTTCTCTACTGTCCATTGGCCTAGGTCCGAATAGCTGAAGGCAATGGAATAATAGCTGGTTTGTCAGGCTATTTTATTCATGAAATGGGGCACGGCAGGAATACTTGGAAAGAAGcaacaagtaaaagaaaatgcatcttaTTTTCTCTGGTTCACAACCACTCTGCCTCAGAGAGTGTGTGACTTGCATACGGTTCTTCTGTACAAGACTATTCATATCAGATTTCATTTCTTGCTACATGGGTTGCTATGGATACAATTCTGAACTGCTGCTTTTGTAGGCCAGGAGATTTATGACTGCATCCCGAATGATTTTGCTCAGTcacacaagattttttttttaaataaacagaagtgGAAACAAACATACCCTgcatttctcaaaatatttttcacaacaGAATCCTGTATTTTGGATCTTCTTGAAGTCTACCAGAGTCTGTGGATCAGTCCCCTATTTATATGAAGTTactgatttttaagaaatgcatAACCATACATACTCCTAAGAGCCAAGGCCTCACTAAAGTTAAGGGTCTGTATCAAAACAGACCCTTATGCATTAGCCCTTGTTCTCATCTTACTCATTCCAGCTTTTTCACATGTGAAGACAGTTGGGTTCAGTGAAGTCACAGCATAAACAGACCTTTTAGAAATCCAAATCATGTGATTTATGATTCAGTTATTGTTATCAAAACTACAGGAAGTCTGGGTGCTACAAATACACACAAATACAACATGGTACAAGTAAGACAAAAGAGCATACCATTAATATTAACTGCTAACGATTCTAAATCTTCTGACAACAAATCTTCATATTAAACAAACAGTCAGAAGTTCTGGGATAAACATACTCCTCTGCCTTCCTGGATGCTATTAATCATACAGGATGCACATTGTCTTACCTTTCCTCGGATGAGTTCATTAGCAGAGTCTCTGGCGTTGTACTGATGGCTAAAGGAGGTTTGTTCCTGTAAAATCTCTGGAAGACCTTTGGATGCTCTAGGAGTTGCAAGTAGAACTGAAAAACATAATATTGTTAGAGAGCACTTGTACCACATGATCTGAGGTAGCCCACACAAACACGCTATATGCTGCACAAAAGATAAGCAATAGCTGCTTTTCTTGAACTGCTGAAGTTACTTTGCCAGTCAAGTGAAACCACAATGTTTACCACAAGGGGAAGTGGGCACAATGAGTGGGATactcagctgtgctggcacatGGCACAGCAACGCAAGGTTTTGTTGAGGGGCAGCATTCGTGAGGTAGCTTCAGAGCAGTGCTTTTACTGGGGTCAGGACAAAGGCCACACTGGCAGATTttggaaaagcatttcagtgtgatcatttttaaaatgcaggacAGAAAAGGCTTGTCAGATCACTTGGCAGGTGCATGAATATTTCTTACAGtatctttcttcttgttttcccaAGGACATTTTACCTCTTCACATTACCCATCCCCTCTGCAGGACAGTTTAGAAACTGCACCACCAATGATTCACTACCAGTTGCCACTACAGCTTTATCAGCAGTCTTCCCGGCAATTTTCCATCCATTAACACAACAGTGTTACCCTCTAAATGAACATGAATAATTTTCACTGTTAACATTTAGTGAAACACAGACTGATCCATTACACTGGACCATGACACATCTagacacaagaggaaaaaaaaacaaatgtcaAGCACAGTTTAAATACTCTGTATCAAATTCTCCAAAATGACCAGCAATTTTGAATTTTCAGCTTGAGACATGGCATAAGACCAGATCCACTGGTGAAGAAGTGCTcaaagctttctgaaaagcaggGCTGCTTAAAGCGTTTCAAGTGGGTCAGGCTGTCTCACTCATCACTGTTGAAATGTAGGCCACTGCACTTCCATTTGCACAGTTGTAACACAGCTAAGTTGTTAGAGTCACTAGGATACAAACCCCTCAAATACACCCTCaatgcaggagcagagctggaatAGAGTAAATTTATAGTTGGCATCCCTATGATACAACTAGCAGAATATGAACAGATGCTGACTTATTGCTATGCTGTTGCTGGACCAAGACCTGTATCTGCTGAAAGATCCCATTCTTCTTGAAAAATATATGACAATAATGATATTCCATTAATACGTTGAGAGGTATCTATTATTAAGTAACTAGACAATTATTAACTCCAAAAGAGcacattttctcaaaaaaacacataaaagaaTCGTAACTGGCCTACAACaagctctctgctgctgcagccagactGCTCCTAGTAACTGAACTGGCTAATTTAAGGACTTTTATTTTGGTAACATGCACTATCATACAGAAATAGTGGTCCATGGGCCCCATATAGCAGCAAAGGCCAGATCAGGTACATAAGTCTTTAAGTGTGATAACCTAAAGTCTGTTGTTAGATTAATAGCAGAGGAAACAAGATAGGCCACTGAGAAGATAGGGGAACAGAGGTCAACAGTATGAGTTCCTCAAGGTCAACATAACTGACAGCTTGTGCTTAAGTGCTTGGCTGCCAGGCATAGCAGGCTAAGAGGGAATGCCTAGCCAGACCACTAAGTGAAATCAATCTCCTGCTCTTTTCGCATATAGGTCGCCTCAATGCGGTTGTAATTAACACAGAGCAGCTTGCTAGATTAGCATATGGATAGTACTGAGAAATATACTGAAGACTGTTAATATGCTGGAAGTGGTTAATTAGTACTAACATGATTCTGAAGATAGAGCAGATCTACATTCAAGTATAGTGCTAGCAGTTTTAGGCCCATCATCATCTACTCAGCAACTCTAAAGCAATCTTGGGCAATGATATGTAAAAGCTCACACCTTAGTTTCACTAGCTACAGAAGGGGAATAGTAATACTTACAGTTTGGAAGTGCAAACATAACTACTGAAGTTCCTACAAAAGTGCACACACATATAGATTTGTAGCTGTTCATGGAGCCCTACAAACTTGAACATACCTAGAGCTAGCTACAACTTTCAGTGCAGGAATGATACACACTTAGAATTAACACTCCTTGAATTAACACTTCTTCGCATAGAGAAGGAAGTACTTATTTTGGTAGAACTATAAATTGCCTATCTGATTCCTGATGACAGTGTTTAATAACTGAATCTATATATGCAATTGAGGAAGAccttataaatgaaaaataaaattaggtaGAAATTCTAGTTCCCAATTTTCATACTGGAATACAGAGGTAAGAAATATATTCATATCAGCCACGGTAGTAGTTGTGTGTACAACATTGCTATCAATTCCACAGACTCCACTTTTTCTGCATGGAAAATGCCATTCTTTAGAGACAAGGTAGAAGATGAATTGCTCAAAACCACGTGTGAATAATGTCATTGTTGAAATTTTGAGTGTGCATATGGTTCACATAAAAGTAGTGAGGATTTTTTCCTCAGTATCTGCATAcctgcagagaagatcaaaactattttcttacTAAATTACCCACAAAGTAAGTTTTGTTAGCTTTTGAATACATTATCTTAATACATTTCAGCACATTAGTTTTGCAAATTAATCTTCTATAAAAAGACATTAGTTCATTTCTCTCAGTGGAATTTTAGGCATCAAAAATCTATTCATAATATATTATGTAAATACTCCAGTAGAGAGCCTTAATAAGTTAATATTTCcaataaataactaaaaaaacccccatgcaCATGactgaaaagaagagaaacaaatttgtctctctgctttcctttcacaACACTGCAAGTCATCTTAGGAAGAAACATGCATCCTTGCCTTTCAGCATTCTGACATTTCACTCCATACACATACAAATCTTGCATGATGAGGACCATAAGGGTAATCAATACACATCCCCAAGACACTCCAACAATATCACTGCAAACATTTCTAGAGTGAAAATGCTAATCTAGTAATTTCCCTAAATTTAATGTGTGTGTTGAAAAGTGATTTGATATGTTCATTATTCTCAGCTAGAGGAATTAGCATTGCTGCAGTGGTTTGAATGATTCTGCCCACTGTGTCTCAGAATGGCAAAGgttttttggctgcagaattAAAAGCTTGACAGTTGCTTACAATTTAGAGAGtgaaagaatgcatttttttagaaCTCTACACTGAGATTATCCAAAAGAACTGGCCTGGCTGTGACACAGAAAGAAGTCTGTGTGTCTTAACCTGCCTGTGTGTTTTTCAAATGGGGTCACACACACACCATCCACTGCAGGTTTTGTATTGCTGGTGCAGACACTTCAGGAAGGATGCAGTGATCCTTCATTGGCTGGATCATAATCAGGCAGCTTCGCTTCAGTGTCAGTGGTTCAGGGAATTGTAGATAGCTGGGGaatttgcagaatattttaaattggtGGTTTCTTCATATGTTAAAAATACCCTCTTCCAGCAGTCTTTAACTTATCACTTCTCTGGGGTACACACACCTCTGCTCAATGCAGCAGAAGTTAGGGTCTTGGCATGGCGGAATCTCGTTGCTGGAGtttgaaaattatattaatcTACTTGTGCACCAATATGCAACTAGTTTGACacttcacaaaaaaagaaaaaaaaaccaaacagatggGTCTGGTAAGTGCAGGGCATCTCTAAAAATCTGTTCAAAGAGCTTGTATTCCAGCTGAGCAACTTAACAAAACTAGATTTAGCTGTTAAAATACCTCTAAGGACCATGGTTAAAAAGAGGGGGAATCCTTATAAGCCTCAGCAGGCAACAGCCCATGCAGCTAAGTTAGCACATAAAACAGCACCAGCTATTGTTTTATTGGATTCctctggggggaggggggtgctgagcaggaaggaatttttatgcatatatgcatacacaAAAGGACTATTTTTTCATCTATGTAAAGTCAAAACATACTGGAACCATAAATTACGTCCTGGATAAGTGTTCAGAGTTTATATCCTTTTAAGGAATACAGCCTAAAGTTAGCACCCCACTTCCAAGGTATAATCTTCCATCACTGTTAGATGCTGCTGCCTGATCGCAGCCAGACAACTGGCTCAACACCAAGATCACAAATGTGCCAACATATGGAAACAATTGCTTTCCTTTTGATTGGAAATGACATATTCTGGGTGTGTGCACAACATCCCCCATCAATCATCCAAAATGGTTCATTATTTGGACTTAAACTTATTATCCAATAGAAGATCCCTAGAGCCTTGTGTGAAGGGTAAGAAAGATATTTACACACcccagaaagcaaaagagcCTCTGCACAGTGATAGCTTGTCTGAGCCACACTGTCCTGACTGGGCTCAATTCATTCTCTGTACAAGGTTGTTTCACACACCAGCACTGATGTTGCTCAAACTTAATGCAAAAGCAGCTAAATCTCGAAATTATACCTGCATAGTAAGGCTCTGCCAGCTGCTAATTGCCCCCAGGACTCCAGAAAATCTCCACACATTGGCAGTCTCAGTAAGAGAAGTGAGGGGAAAGGTTTAATAGTGAATATTTGACCATAGATTACATGCTTTGACACAAGCAACAGCCTATCTGTCTCAATGAAGCTGCAATGGCAGAAAGCCTgcaacacaaggaaaaaaatcaaaagtatttttgttgaACCTGTGTGGCTGATCTGGAGGTAGAGAGATCGGGAAGGCAAATTCCTGCTGAGAATGCAAAGAGTTTTCTGGGCTCATACAGCAAAGGATAGTGAAGGGAAACAAAGGCAAATAACTTCCTAAAGAACTGCCAGTATAAgtgaaaagacaggaaaggtCTGTTTTTCAAATCAGTAAATACTAGCAATGGTGGTACTTTTGAAGTTACTCTGGGCAGAAGCCTTATGCATCCCAGGAACAGGCCCacaaactgaaaaggaaattgtaGCTCAGTGGAGGCAAACGtatatttttccattgctttcaatAAAGCCAGGGGGTCACATGACTGTTTGAAGTCTACCAGTGATGGGACTATTTCATGTTAATGTAAATTCTGAAATTAGTTCTTTTATGGATTATAGAAAAAGAGAGGCTTTCACATGGAGGACAAGTAGGCAGAAGCACATCCAGCTGTAATGTACAGCAGACAGAAACCATCAATGGGGCTTTTTGACTAGAGGAAGACTGTTATGATGATTAAGGTCCTATATGGGCAATCAAGAGAAATACACTCAATTCCCACCTCTGTATGACCTTCCTGCAAGAACAAACACAAGTCTCTCAAAGGCagatttttcaaatgtatttaggCACTTGAAGATGCAGACAAGCGCCACGTAGGATTTACAAGTGCATCTGTGCAGGCTAGATGTTTACCAGCACCTGTTTGTGTCCTTTGGGTCCCCTATTTGCAAGAAGATTACAGATGTCATCTATTCAGATCACAGCCAAATTCTACCTTCAGTCGTACACCCAACATTTCCATGTAAGTGAAAGAGAGGGGTGAGCTCATATCTAAGGATGGGACTTAGCCCCAAGTAGAATAGGAAAAAGGATTTGCTGCATGACAAAAATAGGCCGAGTGCCTTGTCACATCTGACAAATGCCTCAGATGGCATAGCACAGATTTGTGGTGGTGctattaaaatagattttatttccaCTGAATAAACCAATTTCTTGTCACAGGTAGGTTGGTAGCTACTTTCTCACTGGCAGTGAAAATGGGTCTCAACATCACTGGGTATCAGAGAACTAACCCTTATGCTGTTTTGAGAATTCATTCCTAATGCATCCCCTCACTGCCATTTCTTGATGAGCTCTTCCAGGCTGGATTCTGCAGGCCATAGAGCTTCTCATCCACACTTATAAGAGCTGCTcaaatgaaaggaggaaaaaaaaaattccagtcaTCTACAGCACAGGTTGCCAAATCAGGCCCTTTCTTGCTAAAAGCAGGGTGTGATGATCTGCCTGGGTTTGGATGTTTTCAatcatacaaaataaaattaggtAAGATCCAAACCTAACACACATTCATGAAGTCAACGGCCCCTGCTGCAGACAAGGATCTAGGTAGTAGCTCTGActcactgctgctgcctgctaaCTAGTAGTTAATTTGTCTTCCTTTACAGTCTTTCTGCTTTTATCTTTTGTAAACAGAAAGGCCATATTAACAAATAAAACTTGAGGAACTGTGTTATAGTTGTGAACATAAACTGTGATGAGTCACACAAAACCCACAAGACAGCTGATGAGAAACCAGCTTGCTTTTCCTATAATAAAAGCTGACCACCCAGATGAAAAGACCATGGCCTCTAACTCATTTTGGTTTGAGAAACCAGAAGTGGgcaattacatttttcagcAGATACTGCTCTGGCGCAGGAGAAATATTTGTTGATCTGACTCTAGCTGGCAGACAGGCAGTTGTTGGGTGTGTACCACAGAAagaatactttcattttttggCATGGTATAGCATTGCTGAAATACCAAAGACCATGGCTAATTAAGTGGAGTGATGGAACAGAATGATTTGATAAGATTTAATTAGTATGAGCATTCTCATAGACTAGTTATTGTATCTGTCTGGGAGGGCCAGACGTTCAGCTGTGTTAGGCATTGCTCAACAGTAGCTGAGGCAGTAAAGAGCACAAGGGTGCCCTTTACTCGCTCTCAGTGCTGGTACTGCTCAGCAGTCGGGTCTCATGAAGCAATTTAGAGTAGATTGTACCAGTCTTCTGTGGCCCCACTCTGTTGTCAGAGTAGCTGAAAATCACCAGGATCAGTCATAACCCCTTGCCCTACCATGCCCCCACACTAACTGTTGGGGAATGGAGTTACGTGGGAACTA from Haliaeetus albicilla chromosome 7, bHalAlb1.1, whole genome shotgun sequence encodes:
- the CIMIP6 gene encoding LOW QUALITY PROTEIN: uncharacterized protein C2orf73 homolog (The sequence of the model RefSeq protein was modified relative to this genomic sequence to represent the inferred CDS: inserted 1 base in 1 codon); this encodes MEFYLLLILKHHHWWPAEESHMYRYTPPNYRAPKELIFRNQSELISPAAFSQQQPSCGIVLLATPRASKGLPEILQEQTSFSHQYNARDSANELIRGKRHGAFVCAEIKPASXSIVPKGTEVFLSARGSCPLEQPKTEKGNSVKSRMTSPSLFLQNS